Genomic window (Phragmites australis chromosome 5, lpPhrAust1.1, whole genome shotgun sequence):
CCAACTCTTAAATTCCTAACTTATAGGCAAGGCATAGTCAAGTGGCAAGCCGCAAGCCCTTAATTAAGGCTGTACCAGCTTTGGCCCTACACCGGCGCACATGACAGTCGCATGGTAATCAATTTTACTGGTTTGAACCGTTGGCGTTCCAGCTACGGGAGGGAAAGCTTTTTTTCTTCTGGCTTGTCTAAGTTATTAATGTTTAACAAGTGATTAAGGTccaaatttcatatttttattacaaGTAAACACAATTTCAATAAATATTTGAGATATGAAATGAATGGGAAAATTGCTGCCCGTTTGGATGAGCTAGTGTTAACAGAAACTGGCCTAATTGGCATTCTTCCCATAATTTTTGCTATATGCTTCTGTCCATTACTGTGCCAATTACTGCAAGAATGTCTATTGGCACGTAGCTGATAATCGATCGGAAGCAGCCTGGAAAACCTGCTTGGGATGGACCTAGTTGAATCAGATTTGTCAAGTTGTAGTAAAAAACTAGTATCTAAAGATGCAGTTGTTCTTCTGTTCTCTGGCATATTGCTTAACCGGCTTTCTCCTTATTCCTGTAGAAAACATTGCCAGTGTTGGTTGCTGTGGTTGAGCAGCTTGGAGGTGCCCTGGGGGAGTCCCGATTTCTGGTCACACCTTGTGTCGCTGCACACATTAATCAGGTTCTCATTGCAAAAACGGTATTGTTATTTGTCACTTGCGTTCTTAGGAGTCATTTCTAATGTCTGAAACTTTATGCAGATCATTATCAATTCTATCCTAGTCAGTTGGTGGCGCCAGTGAGATCAACAATTTGCTAATGTTAAATAACTTCAAGTTCAATTTTGGTGTGTAAAACAGAGAATTAGTCAGGAATTCAATGTTTATCAAGGAATGCTAATGCAAAATGAGGTTACATACTCAGTCATTTGGAAGGAAGCAATCATATTGGGATTATTTTATGCAGAAATGGTTGCTTGCCTGAAGCACTGATATTCTGTCCTGCTTCTACGATCTTCATATTTCTGCCACTCAATGTTTTTAGATAGTTGAATAACAAATGAAAATGTTAATTTTACTTGTCCTTCAGGAAGTGCAGTAAAGGATTTGTGAAGATTATAATACATTTCATCATATCATTTAGAAATTGATCTTACTAGCTTCTATTTGCTCATCACCATCTGGGTGGCTTTTGATGTTGCACTCCAGTGTTATTTTTTTCTGGATGTTAATGAACCTTCCAAAGTATTATACTCTCTCCTGGTTCAGTAAACAACACCGCAGTCAACTACGACCGGCCTATTGAGCGGTAATGCCATTGCGCTTGGAAGGAAGTGGCTCGGAGCCTAAGGAGTGCGATTCGCGCAGACAACTGAGGGCTGGTACTCTCTCCTGCAGCCAAACACTTCTGTTGCAATCTAACCTGCTATTTAAGATCACTTCTTGTTCAGTTCATCAAACACCATTTCATTTCAGAATGCAGCCTACTTTGCAAGTAGTGATCGTATCAGAATGCAGACTATACTCTGTGTGTGCAAGCTAAAGCTACTCTTCTGGCGCCAATTGAAACCGGCAATCTTGCTGGACACCCTAAAAGTCCCTGGTTTTCTGGTACTACACACCATCAAGCTACATGGCTCCAGtgcctctctttttctttgggCAAAAGCTGAGACGAGAGGTCCAGCTGTTGTTTCTAACAAGGAGCACAATGTTTTGATCGTTCACCTGGAGTACCGACAAAAGTGTTAATTAGAGCACCTCCAATGTCCTGTACAGGCAAAAGTGTACTGGCGGCCAACTTGCTCCAGCGGCTCTGTGCACGCTTCTTCGCCTCCAATGCTCTGTACTTGGTTTGGTACACGCCCTCCTGGAAGGCGAGTGTTGTGATATGTCGCCAGCTTCAGCTTGACTAGCTGCTACGTACTGTTTATTATTTCCCTTTTTCTTGAGCTGATTTACTGTCTATGTTAGCATTAGCTCCGCATCTAATGAATTTGTTACCACTTCTAGGCCGTGAATGCTCGTACACTGTATTATCCTGGCATTGGAACGGCATATTACTACATGAAGaggatttttagaattttttagatGCAGATTACCTGCAAAGGTATCGTATTACTGCAACTTGAATTTTATAGTTAGAATTTGATTTGATATGCCTTTAGTATAGTTTACTAGTATTCGGACTTTTGCCTGTTACGATACTGCATTACCACTACCTATGTTGATTTATTGCTGCATTAGATCTTGTGtgcaacatttttttaattttgcgTTGCAGAACCAGCCTAGCAGTGGGGGAAGGCTCTGTAGCCTCCCTGTGCACCTGAGTACTAGGATTGGCTCGGGTGCCCATCTGACTCACAGGACTGACTCGGGTTCCATCTCGTTGTTTTAGTGAATGTCTCGTATCAGTGGCTCGGGTGCCCATCTCACTCTTCAGTGAAGGATACGGGTTTTAACCAATTCACAAATAAGCATTTCTAAATGTTGAAAGAGAAGTGCAACATTGTGTTGAAAACTCAGTTACCCAATAAAAGGAGGGCCTTCGGCCCTTTAGGGGGAACTAAAGGTTTTTCTACGTGACACATGTTTATGAGAAATTATGCAATGTTATTAATATCAACTGTCATTTCGGTATAATGATAACCTATTTATAGCTCATACTTAACCACTTCCTGTAACAATTTACATCATTACCACTCTAACTACTATATTCTCAGCATATTCTGAGATAATTCGGTACATTCCTAAGTACATTGGCATTTCTACAATTCCACCTCTCACTGTCCTCGGATTTCGATGAACGTCATTCCTTCAGTTTGGCCCCTGAAGGTCTACCGCAGATGGGATCTTCGGCGCACCATTGGTTGGCTTCGGCATGGCTTCGCGAATGGGCATTCGGTTGACCTCTGAAGGCCCTTCGTAGGCTTCGTCTGCGGTGTCGACTTCGGCGCTCCCTACGGAGGACTTCTTGAGGGCGACGTGGGTAAGCCTTCGATCATGATCTGAAGGCCTGGTATTGCCTTTGCCACTTATCCGAAGGGCCCCTTCAAAATTAAGCATTATCCTAAAATAACACAACTTTAATTATTAGTAATCCGCATCTATTAGAGGTCTTTGACTCACCATCCGGAGGGGGCCGTGAGGCTATTCCCCAACAGCAGCCCCTCATGGGTAAGATTCTTCTTTGATGGGTCGAACCAGTGAATTAAACGGTATGACCGAACGCCGTCCCCTTCAACCCAACAAAGACCTCTTGCTGCTCGTCTCACCTTTTAGCAGATAGCGCCTTATGGAAATTCTGCTCTTTTAGTTTACCGAGTTGATGATTTTGTCCCCACGCAACGTTAAGGATTCACAAACGATAGTTACTACTGGTTCGTTCTTAAGCGTCATTTAGATGACGATTCAATTTCCAATGCGCGGCTTTTCGACTACCATCAGCCTTCTATTTTACCGCTATATATAATCTACCCAACAATCAACTTTTTACTACGCTCTCATTGGAACACTAGCTCTCATATGAAGCCATTGCTCTCTTTCCAAAGCCCTAAGAAATCTCATGGCTCCGAAAAACAAATCTGTTGTCTGAAGATGTACTAGATCGGACGATCCAAGGTCGATAAAGAAGTCCTAGTCAGATTAATCAAGGAAGGCATGATCAACGATGTTTCGAAGGTCAGACTTCCAAAGGACCGAGAAACTTCGGCACCTAAAGATGGTGAAGCCATCATTTTTGTGGATTACTTCTGAGCAGGGCTTTGCTTTCCCTGCGACGATATGGTGCCGAAGGTGCTCAAGATGTTCGAAGTCTAGCTCCACCAGCTGATGCTAAATGCCATGGTCTGTCTTAACCTTTTCGCTTGGGCGGCATGTTCAGAAGGAGCGAAGGCCTTGGCCAGGGCCTTCATTGCAGCGCACAAACTCCACCACCAGGAGAAGCCTATTTTCATGTCCAGCGTGCAAAATGAGGCTTCGTACGATTGCGTGAACTTCGCTTATTGCGCCGGCCTAGCGACGCCTGTTGTGGCCTACAAAAACAAGTGGTCGACGGACTGgactcaatggtggttctaccataagGTAGACCAAAAAAAGTACCTTGAGTTGAAATACAAAGAGGTCCAGGGGAACCGAGCTCCAAATGTATTGCTCAAGGACTCCCAGAGGGTGGCATTCGAAGCCTTCACCAGGTGTGCAAAGCACCTAAGCATGTGCGACATTGTAGAAGAGTTTGCGGCGTCCAAGGTGTGGCCCCTAAGCGAAGGCTGGTCCATCGCAACCTTTGGTGCGAAAGGGCCAAAGGGACTTTACCGCTGCCAACCTGATTTCAAATTTTTCACAGGTATGCTCGTTACCCTGTTTCTTAATTGTTCTTCGGCTTTCTGTCTTTTCCTTACATTATGTACTTCAAGATAGACTTGACAGTGGGCGAAGTGGAGACCAAAGCCATGCTTCTCCTGGGGAAATTGACCCAAGGCGAGGCTCAACTTTGCGTTGAGCGAGCTCTTGGCCATCGGCTCAATCGTATTTTTGATCTATGAGGTCTTGTTTACAAGGACATGCTGAAGCTATCGCTGTCCTCATCGGGTCAATCTGAAGGTGGTCACTCCCTGAACACCAAGACTAGCGAAGCATCTGCTGCTAGAGgttagaaaagagaaaaaaaatgaagaacctTTGTCACAAGAAGGCAGAAAAAAGAGAGCTCCCGCCCTAAAGAAGAGACTTCATCAAGTGACCTTCAATGTCTTGGGCGATGAAGAGATCCCCGAAGGCTCAGAAGGCATTCGTGCTGTGCCCCTTCAATAGGCACCTTCGAATGGCACACAAGAATTTCCCGCCGCTTCCTCGAAGCCTGCTGCTTCTGCGTAGGTGGACCTGGCCACACTTATACTCAGCGACGATGAGGACAACAAGTTGGATCCGCACATTATTGTTGAACCAATGGAGGAGGGAGCCGAGAAACTCAAAAGAACAGAAGACGCTGAAGGAGCTGAAGTTGAGTCATCCTTCAGCTCTTCATCCTCCAGCTCTTCCTCTGAGGCCAGCTCCTTCGAAGGTCACAAAGCCACAGATACCGATGAGGAGGAGAGCGCTTCGCCACATTCTCTGCACCGTGGCGGCAAGGGGCTCATGTGTCATAATGGCTTACGCAATGCTAAGGCAATTGACCCCCACCAATCTCATAGGCTATAGCTTCACAAAACTTTGGGGACCCCACCAAGGCTGCTGAGGACATAGAGCAGGTGTGAGGAACAAGCAAAGTGCATTTTTGGACTTAGAACGTTCTGTTAACTATTGTAATATATATGCTTGTATTTATTATTAAATGTTTTAATTACCTTCGCTTCCTGCTCAGGTCCTCCCTTTGGACATTGTGCAGGTAGTCGAAGATGTTtttcccatcactatgatgcacgataattttttttttttgtgacttGGGCTTGTTGGATTCCTTCCACCACCGCCATCCAGCCATCGGATTTGAGAAGTACTGTAGAGCAAAGGCTAGGTCGTATGAAATGAGTAACGCCAATTCTAAAGCATTTTGGGATTCTTTTTGCCCTTCGATCTTAGAGATTCGAAGGGTTGAGCAGGAAACCCGCAGGATTGAGCGCGGAGACTTCGCACCTCCGCATATACTCATCGAACCGAAACATGAGCTAGAGGACACTTATGAACCTCCACTTAGGCACTTTCAATTTTTGTTATCATCGAAGTCCTGATTGTTCGCAAATAACACAACATGTCGAAGATAAAAGTGCTTCATCCATAACCTCATCTAGCACCTCTTCGAGCAGCTATGTCGGATCTCTGCTCGATCCAACTCAACCCTTTCATGCCAGCCAAGGCATCGCATTCCAATTTGGTCGCAACCAATTGTATAAAGACTTTGTAGATTATGGCATCGATGAATTTGGTGAATAAATTTATTATTCTTTTATAGTCTCGATGAGTCTTCGTCTGTAGACCATATGTCCTAAAGCGCTTTCTTGCGCCCCGCATCCAAGAATtttaagccgtagggacctttggTAGGAACATGCACGAAGTGTCGACCGAGAAAATGCCACCCCTAACTTTTAAGCCATAGGACTTCGGCAGCAATGTGTGTCAAGAGTCGTCCAAGAAAACACCGTCCCCTCCCCCCCAACTTTTAAgccatagggaccttcggcagcaatgTGCGCGAAGCATCATCCAAGAAAACATTATCCCCCTCCCGACTtttaagccgtagggaccttcaaCAGAAACGTGCCCGAAGCGTCGTTTGGTGATGTCTATACTGTCGAGTGTTGccttgatgaatttatttttcatttgctCGCATACTCAGGCTCGAAGGCATTGTATCTACGACTGATTTACCATTGACGATGTAATTATTATAATGCATTTGTTTTTAGGTGGTGGAGCACTTCATTTTTTCTAAGGTATCTTCTACCTTTGGTGcaggggcagacactcttagcacCCGACTTAGTCGAGAAGTGCGCTGCCTTCTTTTTGAGACTGGGCCGCACATCGGCTTTTGTTTCTGAAGGTCTCTTCTGCCTTCAGTGTGAGGGCAgccactcttagcccctgacttttagtcgagaggtgtgcCACCTTCTTTCTGAGGTCGGGCATCACTTCAGCTTTTGTTTTCGAAGGtctcttttttccttcggtgcgggggcaggcactcttagccccttaCTTTTAATCGAAGGTGTGTCGCCTTCTTTCTGAGGTTGGGTAGCACTTTGGCTTTTGTTTTcaaaggtctcttttgccttcggtgtgggggtagacactcttagcccctggcttttagtcgagaggtgcaccACTTCCTTTCTAAGGTCGGGCAACACTTCAGCTTTTTCATGTGTTAAATAGATATGCAAGGGTGTAATTGAATAACAATTATCTTACCACAAGAGTGAAAATGCAGCCGAAGGATATCTGATTTAAAATAAAGATAACTAGGAAATAACTTATATGCTTCGGACTTTTAACGCTGGTTTGCACCCGTCTTAAGTAGAAAGGTACGACATCTTAGGCATTCCATACCTCGACTTTTATGGCGAGGCTTCGACCCGCCTCTTCtcatcgattggtgtgcttccttcTACTGAAGGCCTGCATCACTATGACGATGAATTATGCACAGATTCCAGGTGTACACGCTTTCTTGGGGGTAACTACATATATATAAATCAGGGTTTACAAAGGTCACTGCCTCGTAAAAAACCTCACACCCTGATGAAGGGTTCcacctgtgaggaaaagagtacaacacatgtacattgtttgaattgaaatgtagaatttaaaattacataaatgtaaAACTGTCACAAGTGCTTCGTCCATTAATATGAAGGCACCCCTTTGATCTTCGCTACACATAAAATTTGCGAAGGTTACCCCTTCAACAGTAGCCAGATGATAAGACCTAGGTCTAACTAAACTCTTTACCAAGAAAGGTCCATCCCACTTGCTATGAAACTTCCCCACAATTGAAGCATTGGGGAGCCTTCGTAGTACCAAGTCTCCAGGCATGAACTGCTTCAGGGATATTTTTTTGTCCCTCCATCTTTTAGTTTCTTCTTGatattttgtcaaatttttgaCAGCCTGCATTCTAATCTCCTCCAGTGCATCCTTGGATATCAATTCTTCACTTTGAGCTGATTCAGCCGTGActctaaatgatttatttttacattccttcgaagtcattgcctcttcgccgaagagcaAACGAAACAGCGTGAACCCTATTGGTCTCGTTGCCTTGTCCTTGCCGACCATAAGACCTTTGGCAATTCTTCGacccattttccttttggtAGGTCTTATAGACGCCTTGTGGCACCAGTTAGGATGATAGCATTCGCCCTCTCCATAGCTCCGTTCGACTTTGGGTGATATACAGACACAAAACGGAAATTGATTCCCATGTTTTCACAGAATTGTTTGAAGCATTCGTTGTCAAATAGCGTGCAATTGTCAACCGTCACTTCGCGAGGGACACCGGAGTGGCAGATGATATTTTACCATAAGAACTTTTGtatatttcttgatgttatgttcACTAGCGGCATTGCTTCCACCCATTTAGAGAAATAGTCTATTGCAACGACAGCATAACGCAAATTTCCTGGGCCAGCTGGTAACTGTCCGATGATGTCAATCCCCCATCGCATTAAGGGCCAGACCAGCATAATAAGTTGTGTCTTTGTCGAAGGCCTGTTCGAGCCCTTAGCCGAATATTGGCACTTCAAGCAGCTTCGTACTATGGACTCCGCATCATAGATGGCCTTTGGCTAAAAGAACCCTTGTCTGAACGCTTTTCTGACAAGTGCTCGAGTGCTGATATGTGAGCCACATAGTCCTTCATGTATTTGTCTCAGAAATTCTTGCCTCTCTTCCTAGgatatgcatcgaagcattggtgcacaaactcccatcttATACAAATCAGCCCCCCACAATTTTATAGTTTTTGGTTCTTTGCGCCATACGCTTGGCCTCCACATGATCTTTTAGCTTGTAGTGACCCCTAAGGTAAGCTATTATAGGGGAGCGCCAATCTTTGCTCTCAATAACGGTGACAGTACATGCCGCTTGCGGTGGGGCCTCGATAGCTGGCACCTTCAAGTTATGATAAAAGACATCTAGTGGGATTTACAGATGTTGCGCCGCAGCCTTGGCGAGGTCGTCGGCCtcaaagttgtcatttcttgatatgcttTTGATTGTGAACCCCAAGAAATGTTTTTTCATGCTTCGCACTGCTGCCATATACTTAACTAGCTCTGGCTCCTTCGCATGGAATGTCTTGTCAATCTGACTTGCAACTACCTTAGAGTCTGTCTTGATAAGTGCCCTTCGAGCCCCAAGCGCTCACGCCTTACGAAGCCCAAGGAGTACTGCTTCATATTCTGCGACATTGTTTGTCAATTGAAAATCAAGTCTGGTGGTGTATCGTAGTTTCACGCCTGAGGGCGAAGAAACAACTGCTGCCGTGCCAGCCCCCAAAGCTCCCAGGAACCATCACAATACACGATCCATATTGGGTCTAATGGGATTTCTTCTGGCCCTTTGGTTTGTGGCGTCCAGTCTGCCAAAAACTTTGCTAAGGCCTGAGATTTTATTGTCGTTCTCGTTATGAAGGCCAATGTAAATGGTGCAATCTATGCAGCCCATTTTCCAATTCTTCATGTGGCTTcatgattttcaaacatgtcgtgaAGGGGTAAGGAGGTGGGTACTGTTATCTTGTGGGCTGTGAAATAATGGTGAAGCTTCCCTCGATCCCATCACCACCATGTAAGCCATTTTCTCCATCTCAGAATAGAACCTCTTCGGCCCTGCCAAGGCTTCTGAAACATAGTATACCGAAACTTACTATGGCTTGTCATTTACTTGCATCTCTTGCACAAGTACATCACTTACTGTCGAAAGAGATGCTGCTATGTACAGTAACAACCCAGCCTTCAGATCTAGGCTGGTCAGAGCTGTGAGTTTTGTTAGGTATTTATTTAACTCATCTAAGGCATCCTATTGTTCAACGCCCCACTTGAAAGGGTCTGAGCCTTTAAGGGTTTTGAATAAAGGAAGGCTTCGCTCAGCGGACTTGACAATGATTCGGCTTAGAGCTACCAATCTTCTGGCTAAGCATTGTGCTTATTTCCTGCTTTGGGGAGGCCTCATGTCAAGTATTACTTGTATTTTCTGGGGATCTACTTCAATGCCCCTTTTTGACACCAAGAAGCTTAGCAATCTTCCAGATCGCACaccaaatgcacatttttctgGATTTAGCTTTAGCCCTACCATTCGCAGATTATCGAAAGTTTCCCAAAGGTCATCGAGTTGTTTGTCTTCCCTGATGCTTTTGACTACTATGTTGTCAACATATGCAGAGACATTTTGTCCTAACTATGACTTCAGCACTATTTGGACCAGTCTAGCAAAGGTGGCACAAACATTCCAAAGACCGAAAGCCATCCTTCCAAAACAATATATgctgaaggaggttctgaaacttgttttttcctcgtcctacTTTGCCATCCAAATCTAATGGTACCTAGAATAGGCATCCAGGAAGCTCAACATTTCACAGCCGATAGCGGAGTCCACTAACTGATTGATGCGTGGCAAAGAgaagtcatccttcggacagGCTCTATTAAGGTCTATGAAATCTACACACATAATCCATTTtccattacttttcttgactagcACCGGGTTGGCCATCCACTTAGAATGCAGCGCTTCATGTACTACCCCGGCGTCAAGCAGCTTCTTCACCTCAACTTCTGCTGTGTCTTCCCTCTCATTCGAAGCCTTACAAAGCTTTTGCTTCTATGGCTTCGCATTTGGGTCCACATTTAGAGTATTTTGAATGATTTCTCTATTTACTCCATGCAAATCCTTTGACGACCATGCGAAGACATCTTTGTTGTTGCGGAAGAACTATGTCATCCTTTGCTCGGCCTCCTCTATCATCTCAGCTCCAATGACAACTATTATGTCTTGCCTATCTTGACATAGCAACACCTTCTTGGTCTGGCCCTCGAGTGTAGCCTTTGTCATCCGATGTGTCTATAGCTGTTCTTCGCACTCCTTAGGTTTCATTGGAGGTTCTCCTACTACATGAACATTTTGCCTTCCTGgagtatttcccacttcaatcctaTGGACCACTTGTTGATCTCCGAATACTGTTATGACACCTCTAGGACCAGGCATTTTCATGCACAAGTAACCATGGTGTGGAATTACTCCGAATTTGTTCAGGATTCCCCGCCCGAAAATTGCTTTATAAGGATAGGTTATATCAACCACGTCTAAGATGATATCCTCCGTCCAAAAGTTAAACCCTTCGCCAAAAGAAACCAGGATCTCTATTTTTCCCAAAACATTAAATGCTTTCCCCCCAAAGCCTACCAATGGTGATCTAGCCTGCTAAAGGTTATTTCGCTTCAAGCCCATCCTATCAAAAGCATCAGTGAAAATGATGTCTGCCAAACTCCCACCATCTATGAGGATGTCGTGCACCTTGTTCCCTGAAATGTTTGCAGTGATGACAAAGGCATCCGATGTGGCTAATCTAGCACCCTCATGTCTTCTTGTGAGAAGGTGATTGGTACATGAGACCACTTCGAATGGACATAAGTAGGGCCTACaccaacatggttaacccttcatACATACTCTTTTCATTGTCTCTTTGATTCAGTTTCCTGACTGGATCCTCCAGTGATTGCCAGTACAACATTGAATCCTTGGGTTACTGTCTTAACAGACCTACTAGTTTCTTGGGGGAGGGGGGCTTCGATTGATGGCCTTGGTGGAGGGGGTGGGAGTGCTGCTTGAAAAGTTGTTGACTAACCGAAGGTTTGGTCTATTAGAGTCGAAGGTGTATGAACTTATGGTTGTGCCACAACCATCGGTCGCCATTGAGTAACAAATGCTGAGGGGTTTGGGCCACGGCTCTGATTGAATTCTCCTGCGTTATCATGCCTGAAGTGTGTGGCGCAATGCATGACTCTTGTCGGATCGAAGGTTTGCTTCcctaagctttctttcatggctATAACCTGCAAGTACTGCTTAGTCTTATGACCGGCACCTTCGCCATGCAACTCACAGTATAATACGGTTGGATCCTGCGGAGCCCATCCGCCTCAACTGCCTCAGCCTCCATGGCCTCTGCCACTTCGGTCGCGTCAAGCACCCC
Coding sequences:
- the LOC133917772 gene encoding probable sodium/metabolite cotransporter BASS4, chloroplastic, giving the protein MLQIMSCLEQKGESVFARKEYARAVILLASQKTLPVLVAVVEQLGGALGESRFLVTPCVAAHINQIIINSILVSWWRQ